The Corvus cornix cornix isolate S_Up_H32 unplaced genomic scaffold, ASM73873v5 scaffold16, whole genome shotgun sequence genome includes a region encoding these proteins:
- the LOC120412152 gene encoding ly-6/neurotoxin-like protein 1 produces the protein MEVRTCPCPTMKLLLLGLSLVLCVGVAEALRCHVCKYKIPLVGCFRGANVTTCERREKCALIKSTLGKVTLYYQQGCTSTLNCGRERASDAESRLTSRYSCCETDLCNEEWGEEPTD, from the exons ATGGAAGTCAGGACCTGCCCCTGCCCCACGAtgaagctgctcctgctggggctgagccttGTCCTGTGCGTCGGAGTCG ctgaggccCTTCGATGCCATGTCTGCAAGTACAAGATCCCCTTGGTTGGGTGCTTCCGGGGCGCCAACGTGACGACCTGCGAGCGCCGGGAGAAGTGTGCCCTCATCAAAAGCACCCTGG GGAAGGTGACCCTTTATTACCAGCAAGGCTGCACCTCCACCCTGAACTGCGGCCGGGAGCGGGCGTCTGACGCCGAGTCCCGCCTGACCTCCCGCTACTCCTGCTGCGAGACCGACCTCTGCAATGAGGAGTGGGGCGAGGAGCCCACGGACTGA
- the LOC120412148 gene encoding E3 ubiquitin-protein ligase TRIM39-like, whose protein sequence is MAEHGPAGSLRAEASCPLCLGLFQDPVSIHCGHNFCRSCIERCWESSRESFPCPRCRETAPERSLRPNRELAKIIRIAQRLSLRGGSGRGERLCQRHGEALKLFCEQDQTPVCRVCRESQDHRLHAAVPIEEAAEEHKEKFQAHAQILKDRREKMLGLKAAEEGKSLHLLERVDAERQRVRSQVKELHQLLEEQEQLLLGRLAKLDREIVQRQEENISRLSEQVSSMGQQIQELEDKCRQPPWELLQDSRDILSRLEKQSALETVETSPELAEELTGLPQRNVTLKEMLKKFQVSLTLDPDTAHPRLALSEDGKCVRWEDTRRAVPDHPKRFDSSRCVLGREGFGSGRHYWEVQVGNGAAWAVGVAKESVRRKGRISVKPEVGIWAVGQCGSQCQALTSPTVPISLPETPEVVGVYLDYEAGRVAFFDSQRAIPMFTYPPTSFGGEQVLPLLCLGRGCQFTLSP, encoded by the exons ATGGCCGAGCACGGCCCCGCCGGGAGCCTCCGCGCCGAAGCCTCCTGCCCGCTGTGCCTCGGCCTCTTCCAGGACCCCGTGTCCATCCACTGCGGCCACAACTTCTGCCGCTCGTGCATCGAGCGCTGCTGGGAGAGCTCCCGGGAGAGCTTCCCGTGCCCGCGCTGCCGGGAGACGGCCCCGGAGCGGAGCCTGAGACCCAACCGGGAGCTGGCCAAGATTATCCGGATCGCGCAGCGCCTCAGCCTTAGGGGGGGATCCGGGAGAGGCGAGCGGCTCTGCCAGAGGCACGGCGAGGCTCTGAAGCTCTTCTGCGAGCAGGACCAGACCCCCGTGTGCCGCGTGTGCCGCGAGTCCCAGGACCACCGGCTCCACGCCGCCGTCCCCATCGAGGAAGCGGCGGAGGAGCACAAG GAGAAATTCCAGGCTCACGCGCAGATCCTGaaggacaggagagaaaagatgcTGGGGCTGAAAGCGgctgaggaagggaaaagcctGCACTTGCTC GAGCGGGTGGATGCGGAGCGGCAGAGGGTCCGGTCCCAGGTCAAGGAGCTGCACCAgctcctggaggagcaggagcagcttctcCTGGGCCGGCTGGCAAAGCTGGACCGGGAGATcgtgcagaggcaggaggagaacaTCAGCAGGCTCTCAGAGCAAGTCTCCTCCATGGGCCAGCAgatccaggagctggaggacaaGTGCCGGCAGCCACCCTGGGAACTCCTGCAG gaCAGCAGAGACATCCTGAGCAG GCTGGAGAAGCAGAGTGCCCTGGAGACAGTGGAGACATcaccagagctggcagaggaacTCACGGGGCTGCCCCAGAGAAATGTCACACtcaaagaaatgctgaagaagTTCCAAG TGAGCCTGACGCTGGATCCGGACACGGCCCATCCCCGGCTTGCCCTGTCTGAGGATGGGAAGTGTGTCCGGTGGGAGGACACCCGGAGGGCCGTCCCCGACCACCCCAAACGCTTCGACTCCTCGCGCTGCGTCCTGGGCCGGGAGGGATTCGGCTCTGGCCGGCACTACTGGGAGGTGCAGGTGGGCAACGGGGCTGCCTGGGCTGTCGGCGTGGCCAAGGAATCTGTGCGCAGGAAGGGTCGGATCAGCGTCAAGCCCGAGGTGGGGATCTGGGCCGTGGGGCAGTGCGGGAGCCAGTGCCAGGCTCTCACCTCTCCCACCgtccccatctccctgcccGAAACCCCCGAGGTGGTTGGGGTCTACCTGGACTACGAGGCTGGGCGAGTGGCATTCTTCGATTCGCAGAGGGCGATCCCGATGTTCACGTACCCTCCGACATCCTTCGGTGGGGAGCAggtcctgcctctgctctgcctgggcagggggtgCCAGTTCACTCTGTCACCCTGA